In Fusobacterium periodonticum ATCC 33693, the following are encoded in one genomic region:
- the rpsE gene encoding 30S ribosomal protein S5: MLNREDNQYQEKLLKISRVSKTTKGGRTISFSVLAAVGDGEGKIGLGLGKANGVPDAIRKAIAAAKKNIVKISLKNNTIPHEITGRWGATTLWMAPAYEGTGVIAGSASREILELVGVHDILTKIKGSRNKHNVARATVEALKLLRTAQEIAALRGLEVKDILS, translated from the coding sequence TTGTTGAACAGAGAAGATAATCAATATCAAGAAAAATTATTGAAGATATCTAGAGTTTCTAAGACAACTAAAGGAGGAAGAACAATATCTTTCTCAGTATTAGCTGCTGTTGGAGATGGAGAAGGTAAAATAGGATTAGGACTAGGAAAAGCAAACGGAGTTCCTGATGCTATAAGAAAAGCTATTGCAGCTGCGAAAAAGAATATCGTAAAGATATCTTTAAAAAATAATACAATACCTCATGAAATTACAGGAAGATGGGGAGCAACTACTTTATGGATGGCACCAGCATATGAAGGGACTGGAGTAATAGCTGGTTCTGCTTCAAGAGAAATATTAGAATTAGTTGGGGTTCATGACATTTTAACTAAAATTAAAGGGTCAAGAAATAAACATAATGTAGCAAGAGCTACTGTGGAAGCATTAAAATTACTTAGAACTGCTCAAGAAATAGCAGCTTTAAGAGGATTAGAAGTTAAGGATATCTTAAGCTAG
- the rplF gene encoding 50S ribosomal protein L6, which produces MSRVGKKPIAVPSGVDFSVKDNVVTVKGPKGTLTKEFNKSITIKLEDGHITFERPNDEPFTRSIHGTTRALINNMVKGVSEGYRKTLTLVGVGYRAAAKGKGLEISLGFSHPVIIDEIPGITFTVEKNTTIHIDGIEKELVGQVAANIRAKRPPEPYKGKGVKYADEHIRRKEGKKS; this is translated from the coding sequence ATGTCAAGAGTAGGTAAAAAACCTATAGCTGTGCCTTCTGGAGTTGATTTTTCAGTAAAAGACAATGTTGTTACTGTAAAAGGACCAAAGGGTACATTAACTAAAGAATTTAATAAAAGTATAACTATAAAATTAGAAGATGGTCACATTACATTTGAAAGACCTAATGATGAACCATTTACAAGATCAATACACGGAACTACTAGAGCTTTAATCAACAACATGGTTAAAGGAGTTTCTGAAGGATACAGAAAAACTCTTACTTTAGTAGGGGTAGGATATAGAGCAGCAGCTAAAGGAAAAGGATTAGAAATATCTTTAGGATTTTCTCATCCAGTAATCATAGATGAAATACCTGGAATTACTTTTACTGTTGAAAAGAATACTACTATTCATATAGATGGAATCGAAAAAGAATTAGTAGGTCAAGTTGCAGCTAATATAAGAGCTAAGAGACCACCTGAACCATATAAAGGTAAAGGGGTTAAATATGCTGATGAACATATTAGAAGAAAAGAAGGTAAAAAGTCTTAA
- the rplE gene encoding 50S ribosomal protein L5, translating to MDKYVSRYHKFYNEVVVPKLMKELEIKNIMECPKLEKIIVNMGVGEATQNSKLMDAAMADLTLITGQKPLLRKAKKSEAGFKLREGMPIGAKVTLRKERMYDFLDRLVNVVLPRVRDFEGVPSDSFDGRGNYSVGLRDQLVFPEIDFDKVEKLLGMSITMVSSAKTDEEGRALLKAFGMPFKK from the coding sequence GTGGATAAATATGTTTCAAGATACCACAAATTCTATAATGAAGTAGTGGTTCCTAAATTAATGAAAGAATTAGAAATTAAAAATATCATGGAATGTCCAAAACTAGAAAAAATAATAGTTAATATGGGAGTTGGAGAAGCTACTCAAAACTCTAAATTAATGGATGCTGCTATGGCAGACTTAACTTTAATCACTGGACAAAAACCATTATTGAGAAAAGCTAAAAAATCTGAAGCTGGTTTCAAATTAAGAGAAGGAATGCCTATTGGTGCAAAAGTTACTCTAAGAAAAGAAAGAATGTATGATTTCTTAGATAGACTAGTAAATGTAGTTCTTCCAAGAGTTAGAGACTTTGAAGGAGTTCCAAGCGACTCATTTGATGGAAGAGGAAATTATTCAGTAGGATTGAGAGACCAATTAGTATTTCCTGAAATAGATTTTGATAAAGTTGAAAAACTTTTAGGAATGTCTATCACTATGGTTTCTTCTGCAAAAACAGATGAAGAAGGAAGAGCATTACTAAAGGCTTTTGGAATGCCTTTCAAGAAGTAA
- the rpsH gene encoding 30S ribosomal protein S8 produces MYLTDPIADMLTRVRNANAVMHEKVDIPHSKMKERIAEILKEQGYISNFKIVTDEENKKNIRVYLKYAGKERVIKGLKRISKPGRRVYSSVEDMPRVLSGLGIAIVSTSKGVITDKVARAEKVGGEVLAFVW; encoded by the coding sequence ATGTATTTAACAGATCCAATTGCTGATATGTTAACAAGAGTAAGAAATGCTAATGCAGTTATGCATGAAAAAGTAGATATACCTCACTCAAAGATGAAAGAAAGAATAGCTGAAATCTTAAAAGAGCAAGGATATATTTCTAATTTCAAAATTGTTACTGATGAAGAAAATAAGAAAAATATAAGAGTATATTTAAAATATGCAGGAAAAGAAAGAGTTATAAAAGGATTAAAGAGAATATCTAAACCTGGAAGAAGAGTTTATTCTTCAGTAGAAGATATGCCAAGAGTTCTATCTGGACTTGGAATAGCAATAGTTTCAACTTCAAAAGGGGTTATTACAGATAAAGTTGCTAGAGCAGAAAAAGTTGGTGGAGAAGTCCTTGCATTTGTATGGTAA
- a CDS encoding Fic family protein translates to MNIIVEKMTSEYIDDLLVRAAHHSTAIEGNTLTLGDTISILIHNYIPKGMTEREYYEVKNYKKAFELLLKANRVISTDLIKNYHRYIMENLREDNGEFKKIQNIILGSVIETTKPYLVPTVIEDWCQNLEYRLNNAKTDEEKIEAILDQHIKFEKIHPFGDGNGRTGRLLIIHSCLKENLAPILIPKEEKGKYINFLISENIKEFVKWGIELENKERERIELFHNKEKEEK, encoded by the coding sequence ATGAATATTATTGTAGAAAAAATGACAAGTGAGTATATAGATGATTTATTAGTTAGAGCAGCACATCATTCAACAGCTATTGAAGGAAATACCCTAACTTTAGGAGATACTATTTCTATTCTTATTCATAATTATATTCCTAAAGGAATGACTGAAAGAGAATACTATGAAGTAAAAAATTATAAAAAAGCTTTTGAGTTACTTTTAAAAGCTAATAGAGTAATTTCAACTGATTTAATTAAAAATTACCATAGGTATATTATGGAAAATTTGAGAGAAGATAATGGAGAATTTAAAAAGATACAAAATATTATTTTAGGCTCAGTTATTGAAACAACTAAACCATATTTAGTTCCAACTGTTATAGAAGATTGGTGCCAAAATTTAGAATATAGACTGAATAATGCAAAGACGGATGAAGAAAAGATAGAAGCAATATTGGATCAACATATAAAATTTGAAAAGATTCATCCTTTTGGAGATGGAAATGGAAGAACTGGAAGATTATTAATTATTCATAGTTGTTTAAAAGAAAATTTAGCCCCTATTTTAATTCCAAAGGAAGAAAAAGGAAAATATATAAATTTTTTAATATCTGAAAATATTAAAGAATTTGTTAAATGGGGAATAGAATTAGAAAATAAAGAAAGAGAAAGAATAGAATTATTTCATAATAAAGAAAAAGAAGAAAAATAA
- the rpmD gene encoding 50S ribosomal protein L30, producing MARLRIELVKSIIGRKPNHIATAKSLGLKKMHDVVEHNETPELKGKLAQISYLLKIEEVQA from the coding sequence ATGGCAAGACTTAGAATAGAGCTTGTAAAAAGCATAATCGGAAGAAAGCCTAATCACATAGCGACTGCAAAGTCACTAGGGCTTAAGAAGATGCATGATGTTGTAGAACATAATGAAACACCTGAATTAAAAGGGAAATTAGCTCAAATTTCTTATTTGTTAAAAATTGAGGAGGTGCAAGCATAG
- the rplR gene encoding 50S ribosomal protein L18, with the protein MFKKVDRKASRQKKQMSIRNKISGTPERPRLSVFRSNTNIFAQLIDDVNGVTLVSASTIDKALKGSIANGGNVEAAKAIGKAIAERAKEKGINAIVFDRSGYKYTGRVAALAEAAREAGLSF; encoded by the coding sequence TTGTTTAAAAAAGTTGATAGAAAAGCGTCAAGACAAAAAAAGCAAATGTCAATAAGAAATAAGATTTCTGGAACTCCAGAAAGACCTAGACTTTCAGTTTTTAGATCAAATACTAACATTTTTGCTCAATTAATAGATGATGTAAATGGAGTTACTCTAGTATCAGCATCTACAATAGATAAAGCATTAAAAGGAAGTATTGCTAATGGTGGAAACGTTGAAGCGGCAAAAGCCATTGGTAAAGCAATAGCTGAAAGAGCTAAAGAAAAAGGAATAAATGCTATCGTTTTCGATAGATCAGGATATAAATATACAGGAAGAGTAGCGGCTCTTGCAGAAGCGGCTAGAGAAGCTGGATTAAGCTTCTAA
- the rpsQ gene encoding 30S ribosomal protein S17 — translation MRNERKVREGIVVSDKMEKTIVVAIETMILHPIYKKRVKRTTKFKAHDEENVAQVGDKVRIMETRRLSKDKNWRLVEIIEKAR, via the coding sequence TTGAGAAACGAAAGAAAAGTGAGAGAAGGAATAGTTGTTTCTGATAAAATGGAAAAAACTATAGTTGTTGCTATAGAAACAATGATACTTCATCCTATATATAAGAAAAGAGTAAAAAGAACTACTAAATTTAAAGCTCATGATGAAGAAAATGTAGCTCAAGTAGGAGATAAAGTAAGAATAATGGAAACTAGACGTTTATCTAAGGATAAAAATTGGAGACTAGTAGAAATCATAGAAAAGGCAAGATAA
- the rplN gene encoding 50S ribosomal protein L14, translating to MVQQQTILNVADNSGAKKLMVIRVLGGSKKRFGRIGDIVVASVKEAIPGGNVKKGDVVKAVIVRTRKETRRDDGSYIKFDDNAGVVINNNNEPKATRIFGPVARELRAKNFMKILSLAIEVI from the coding sequence ATGGTACAACAACAAACTATCCTTAATGTTGCTGATAACTCAGGGGCTAAAAAACTTATGGTAATAAGAGTTTTAGGCGGATCTAAAAAGAGATTTGGAAGAATTGGTGACATTGTTGTGGCATCAGTTAAAGAAGCTATCCCTGGTGGTAACGTTAAAAAGGGAGATGTAGTAAAGGCTGTTATAGTAAGAACAAGAAAAGAAACTAGAAGAGACGATGGTTCATACATAAAATTTGATGACAATGCTGGTGTTGTAATTAACAATAACAACGAACCAAAAGCAACAAGAATATTTGGACCAGTTGCAAGAGAATTAAGAGCGAAAAACTTTATGAAAATCTTATCTCTAGCAATAGAAGTTATATAA
- the rpsN gene encoding 30S ribosomal protein S14 — protein sequence MAKKSMIARDVKRAKLVDKYAEKRAELKKRIAAGDMEAMFELNKLPKDSSVVRKRNRCQLDGRPRGYMREFGISRVKFRQLAGAGLIPGVKKSSW from the coding sequence ATGGCGAAAAAGTCAATGATCGCAAGAGATGTTAAAAGAGCAAAACTTGTTGACAAATATGCTGAAAAAAGAGCTGAATTAAAGAAAAGAATCGCTGCTGGAGATATGGAAGCTATGTTTGAATTAAACAAATTACCAAAAGATTCTTCAGTTGTTAGAAAAAGAAATAGATGTCAATTAGATGGTAGACCAAGAGGATACATGAGAGAATTCGGAATATCAAGAGTTAAGTTTAGACAACTTGCAGGTGCTGGACTTATACCTGGTGTAAAAAAATCATCTTGGTAA
- a CDS encoding aminotransferase class I/II-fold pyridoxal phosphate-dependent enzyme, with amino-acid sequence MSKLDQNKTPLFTVLKDEYVRRNILPFHVPGHKRGKGVDKEFYNFMGEAPFSIDVTIFKMVDGLHHPKSCIKEAQELLADAYGVKHSFFAVNGTSGAIQAMIMSVIKAGEKILVPRNVHKSVSAGIILSGSEPVYMNPEIDENLGIALGVKPQTVENMLKQDPDIAAVLLINPTYYGVATDLKKIADIVHSYDIPLIVDEAHGPHLHFHDELPVSAVDAGADICTQSTHKILGSMTQMSVIHVNSDRVDVEKVKQILSLLHTTSPSYPLMASLDCARRQIATEGQELLTKAIELAKYFRREANRIPGIYCFGEELVGKEGFFAFDPTKITISAKELGLKGGELESLLVDDYNIQMELSDYYNTLGLVTIGDTEESIDRLLDALRDISKRFFGKGKTLEKNNIKLPETPELVLMPREAFYSEKNKVPFKESVGKISGEMIMAYPPGIPIIIAGERISQDIIDHIEELKEADLHIQGMEDPELETINVIEEEDAVYLYTEKMKNVLIGVQTNLGVNKTGTEFGPDDLIQAYPDTFDEMELISVERQKEDFNDKKLKFKNTVLDTCEKIAKRVNEAVIDGYRPILVGGDHSISLGSVAGVSLEKEIGILWISAHGDMNTPESTLTGNIHGMPLALIQGLGDRELVNCFYEGAKVDSRNIVIFGAREIEIEERKIIEKTGVKIVYYDDILRRGIDAVLEEIKDYLKVDNLHISIDMNVFDPEIAPGVSVPVRNGMSSDEMFKSLKFAFKNYSVTSADITEFNPLNDINGKTAELVDDIVQYMMNPDY; translated from the coding sequence ATGTCTAAATTAGACCAAAATAAGACACCATTATTTACAGTATTAAAAGATGAATATGTAAGAAGAAATATACTTCCATTTCATGTTCCTGGACATAAAAGAGGAAAAGGAGTAGACAAAGAGTTTTATAACTTTATGGGAGAGGCTCCTTTTTCTATAGATGTAACAATATTTAAAATGGTTGATGGATTGCATCATCCAAAAAGTTGTATAAAAGAAGCTCAAGAGTTATTAGCAGATGCCTATGGAGTAAAACATAGCTTTTTTGCAGTAAATGGAACTTCTGGAGCAATACAAGCAATGATAATGTCAGTTATTAAAGCTGGAGAAAAAATACTAGTACCAAGAAACGTACATAAATCAGTATCAGCAGGGATTATTCTAAGTGGATCTGAACCAGTGTATATGAATCCTGAAATAGATGAAAATTTAGGAATTGCTTTAGGTGTAAAACCTCAAACAGTTGAAAATATGTTAAAACAAGACCCAGATATAGCTGCAGTACTTTTAATAAATCCAACTTATTATGGAGTGGCAACAGATCTTAAGAAAATAGCAGATATAGTTCATAGCTATGACATACCTTTAATAGTTGATGAAGCTCATGGACCTCATTTACATTTCCATGATGAATTACCAGTATCAGCAGTTGATGCAGGAGCAGATATTTGTACTCAAAGTACACATAAAATTTTAGGTTCAATGACTCAAATGTCTGTTATACATGTAAATTCTGATAGAGTTGATGTTGAAAAAGTAAAACAAATTTTAAGTTTACTTCATACAACATCTCCATCTTATCCATTGATGGCATCTCTTGACTGTGCAAGAAGACAAATAGCTACTGAAGGTCAAGAATTACTTACTAAGGCTATTGAGCTTGCTAAGTATTTTAGAAGAGAAGCTAATAGAATCCCTGGAATTTACTGTTTTGGAGAAGAGCTTGTTGGAAAAGAAGGTTTCTTTGCTTTTGACCCAACAAAAATAACTATATCAGCTAAAGAATTAGGACTTAAAGGTGGAGAACTTGAAAGCCTACTTGTAGATGACTACAATATACAAATGGAATTATCAGATTACTACAATACTTTAGGGCTTGTTACTATAGGTGATACAGAAGAAAGTATTGATAGATTACTTGATGCTTTAAGAGATATCAGTAAGAGATTCTTTGGAAAAGGAAAAACTTTAGAAAAGAATAATATAAAACTTCCTGAAACTCCAGAATTGGTATTGATGCCAAGAGAAGCATTCTATAGTGAAAAGAATAAAGTTCCTTTCAAGGAAAGTGTGGGAAAAATTTCTGGTGAAATGATAATGGCATATCCACCTGGTATACCAATAATCATTGCTGGTGAAAGAATCAGCCAAGATATAATAGATCATATTGAAGAATTAAAAGAAGCTGACTTACATATTCAAGGTATGGAAGATCCTGAACTTGAAACTATAAATGTAATTGAGGAAGAAGATGCTGTTTACCTATACACTGAAAAGATGAAGAATGTACTTATTGGAGTACAAACAAATCTTGGAGTTAATAAAACAGGTACTGAGTTTGGACCAGATGACTTAATTCAAGCATATCCAGATACTTTTGATGAAATGGAATTAATCAGTGTTGAAAGACAAAAAGAAGACTTTAATGATAAGAAATTGAAATTCAAAAATACAGTTTTAGATACTTGTGAAAAGATAGCTAAGAGAGTTAATGAAGCAGTTATCGATGGATATAGACCAATACTTGTTGGAGGAGACCACTCAATTTCATTAGGAAGTGTGGCTGGAGTTTCTTTAGAAAAAGAAATTGGTATCTTATGGATAAGTGCACATGGAGATATGAATACTCCTGAAAGTACATTGACAGGAAATATCCATGGAATGCCTCTAGCTTTAATTCAAGGACTTGGAGATAGAGAGCTTGTAAACTGTTTCTATGAAGGAGCTAAGGTAGATAGCAGAAACATAGTTATCTTTGGAGCAAGAGAAATTGAAATAGAAGAAAGAAAAATTATAGAAAAAACTGGAGTAAAAATAGTTTACTATGATGATATTTTAAGAAGAGGAATAGATGCTGTTTTAGAAGAAATAAAAGATTATCTAAAAGTTGATAACTTACATATCAGTATAGATATGAACGTCTTTGATCCAGAAATTGCACCTGGAGTGTCTGTCCCAGTTAGAAATGGAATGTCATCTGATGAAATGTTTAAATCATTGAAATTTGCATTTAAAAACTACTCAGTTACATCAGCAGATATAACTGAATTTAACCCATTGAATGATATCAATGGAAAAACTGCAGAACTTGTTGACGATATAGTTCAATATATGATGAACCCTGATTATTAA
- the tsf gene encoding translation elongation factor Ts, with product MATITAALVKELRERTGAGMLDCKKALETNDGDIEKAIDYLREKGITKAVKKAGRIAAEGLIFDAVTPDHKKAVILEFNSETDFVAKNEEFKEFGRKLVKLALERNAHHLEELNEAQIEGDKKVSEALTELIAKIGENMSLRRLAVVVAKDGFVQTYSHLGGKLGVIVEMSGEATEGNLEKAKNIAMHVAAMDPKYLSEDQVTTADLEHEKEIARKQLEEEGKPANIIEKILTGKMHKFYEENCLVDQVYVRAENKETVKQYAGDIKVLSFERFKVGDGIEKKEEDFAAEVAAQING from the coding sequence ATGGCTACAATAACAGCTGCTTTAGTAAAAGAATTAAGAGAAAGAACAGGAGCAGGAATGCTTGACTGTAAAAAAGCATTAGAAACTAATGATGGAGATATAGAAAAGGCAATAGACTACCTAAGAGAAAAAGGTATAACTAAAGCTGTTAAAAAAGCAGGAAGAATAGCAGCAGAAGGATTAATATTCGATGCAGTTACTCCTGATCACAAGAAAGCAGTTATTTTAGAGTTCAACTCTGAAACTGACTTCGTTGCTAAAAATGAAGAATTCAAAGAATTCGGAAGAAAATTAGTAAAACTTGCTTTAGAAAGAAATGCTCATCATTTAGAAGAATTAAATGAAGCTCAAATTGAAGGAGATAAAAAAGTTTCTGAAGCTTTAACTGAATTAATAGCTAAAATCGGAGAAAACATGAGCTTAAGAAGATTAGCTGTTGTAGTTGCAAAAGATGGTTTCGTGCAAACTTACAGCCACTTAGGTGGAAAACTTGGAGTAATTGTTGAAATGTCTGGAGAAGCTACAGAAGGAAACTTAGAAAAAGCTAAAAACATAGCAATGCACGTAGCAGCTATGGATCCTAAATATTTATCAGAAGATCAAGTAACAACTGCTGATTTAGAACATGAAAAAGAAATAGCTAGAAAACAATTAGAAGAAGAAGGGAAACCAGCTAATATAATTGAAAAAATATTAACAGGAAAAATGCACAAATTCTATGAAGAAAATTGTTTAGTAGATCAAGTTTATGTAAGAGCTGAAAACAAAGAAACTGTTAAACAATATGCAGGAGATATAAAAGTTCTATCATTTGAAAGATTCAAAGTTGGAGATGGAATAGAAAAGAAAGAAGAAGATTTTGCTGCAGAAGTTGCTGCTCAAATCAATGGATAG
- the rplO gene encoding 50S ribosomal protein L15, giving the protein MKLNELTPSVPKKNRKRIGRGNSSGWGKTAGKGSNGQNSRAGGGVKPYFEGGQMPIYRRVPKRGFSNAIFKKEYTVISLSLLNDNFEDGEEVTLETLFNKFLIKNVRDGIKVLGNGELNKKLTVKLHKVSKSAQAAIEAKGGTVELVEVKGFERAESNK; this is encoded by the coding sequence GTGAAACTAAATGAATTAACACCTTCAGTTCCTAAAAAGAACAGAAAAAGAATAGGAAGAGGAAACTCATCTGGTTGGGGAAAAACAGCTGGAAAAGGTAGCAATGGTCAAAATTCAAGAGCAGGTGGAGGAGTAAAACCTTACTTTGAAGGTGGACAAATGCCTATCTATAGAAGAGTTCCAAAAAGAGGATTCTCAAACGCTATATTCAAAAAAGAATATACAGTTATATCTTTAAGTTTATTAAATGATAACTTTGAAGATGGAGAAGAAGTAACTTTAGAAACTTTATTCAATAAATTCTTAATCAAAAATGTAAGAGATGGAATTAAAGTTTTAGGAAATGGAGAACTTAACAAAAAATTAACTGTTAAATTACATAAAGTATCTAAATCAGCTCAAGCTGCTATTGAAGCAAAAGGTGGAACAGTTGAATTAGTTGAAGTTAAAGGTTTTGAAAGAGCAGAAAGTAATAAATAA
- the rpsB gene encoding 30S ribosomal protein S2, protein MSVVSMKQLLEAGVHFGHQAKRWNPKMKKYIFTERNGIHVIDLHKSLKKIEEAYEEMRKIAEDGGKVLFVGTKKQAQEAIKEQAERSGMYYINNRWLGGMLTNFSTIKKRIERMKELERMDADGTLDSDYTKKEAAEFRKELSKLSKNLSGIRDMEKAPDAIYVVDVKMEELPVREAHLLGIPVFAMIDTNVDPDLITYPIPANDDAIRSVKLITSVIANAIVEGNQGHEHVEPQSEEVNVEEGSVE, encoded by the coding sequence ATGTCAGTTGTATCAATGAAACAATTATTAGAAGCTGGAGTTCATTTTGGACATCAAGCTAAAAGATGGAACCCAAAAATGAAAAAGTATATTTTCACAGAAAGAAATGGAATTCATGTAATTGATTTACACAAATCTTTAAAGAAAATAGAAGAAGCTTATGAAGAAATGAGAAAAATAGCTGAAGATGGAGGAAAAGTTCTATTCGTAGGAACTAAGAAACAAGCTCAAGAAGCTATTAAAGAACAAGCAGAAAGATCTGGAATGTATTACATCAACAACAGATGGTTAGGTGGAATGCTAACAAACTTCTCTACTATCAAAAAGAGAATTGAAAGAATGAAAGAATTAGAAAGAATGGATGCAGATGGAACTTTAGATTCTGACTACACTAAAAAAGAAGCTGCAGAATTCAGAAAAGAATTATCTAAATTATCTAAAAACTTATCTGGAATCAGAGATATGGAAAAAGCTCCAGATGCTATATACGTAGTAGACGTTAAAATGGAAGAATTACCAGTTAGAGAAGCTCATTTATTAGGAATCCCTGTATTTGCTATGATAGATACAAACGTAGATCCTGATTTAATAACTTACCCTATCCCTGCAAACGATGATGCTATAAGATCAGTAAAATTAATTACTTCTGTTATAGCTAATGCAATAGTTGAAGGAAATCAAGGACATGAACATGTAGAACCTCAATCAGAAGAAGTAAATGTTGAAGAAGGTTCAGTAGAATAA
- the secY gene encoding preprotein translocase subunit SecY: MTLMEKFSSRLSSIVKIPELRERIIFTLLMFLVARVGTLIPAPGVDVDRLASMASKSDVLSYINMFSGGAFTRISIFSLGIIPYINASIVVSLLVSIIPQLEEIQKEGESGRNRITQWTRYLTIALAIIQGAGVCLWLQSVGLVYNPGISFFVRTITTLTAGTVFLMWVGEQISIKGIGNGVSLIIFLNVISRAPSSVIQTVQKMQGDKFLIPLFVLVAFLATVSIAGIVLFQLGQRKIPIHYVGKGFSSKSGIGEKSFIPLRLNTAGVMPVIFASVFMLIPGVIVNALPSDLQLKTTLSIVFGQNHPVYMILYALVIMFFSFFYTALVFDPEKVAENLRQSGGTIPGIRPGEETVEYLEGVASRITWGGGLFLAVISILPYVIFTSMGLPVYFGGTGIIIVVGVALDTIQQIDAHLVMRDYKGFI, translated from the coding sequence ATGACTTTAATGGAGAAATTTAGCTCTAGATTAAGTAGTATAGTAAAAATTCCTGAACTTAGAGAAAGAATTATTTTCACATTATTAATGTTCTTGGTTGCCAGAGTAGGAACTTTAATTCCTGCTCCTGGTGTAGATGTGGATAGACTTGCTTCAATGGCTTCTAAAAGTGATGTACTTAGCTATATAAATATGTTTTCTGGAGGAGCCTTCACAAGAATATCTATATTCTCATTAGGGATTATCCCTTACATTAATGCTTCAATAGTTGTAAGTTTACTTGTATCTATTATTCCTCAACTTGAAGAAATTCAAAAAGAAGGGGAATCTGGAAGAAATAGAATAACTCAATGGACAAGATACTTGACAATAGCACTTGCTATTATTCAAGGAGCTGGAGTTTGTCTTTGGTTACAATCTGTTGGACTTGTCTATAATCCAGGAATAAGCTTTTTTGTAAGAACAATAACTACACTAACAGCTGGAACTGTATTCTTAATGTGGGTAGGAGAACAAATATCTATTAAAGGAATAGGAAATGGAGTATCACTTATTATATTCTTAAATGTAATATCAAGAGCTCCTTCAAGTGTTATACAAACAGTTCAAAAAATGCAAGGAGATAAATTCTTAATTCCTCTATTTGTATTAGTAGCTTTCCTTGCTACTGTATCAATAGCTGGAATAGTATTATTTCAACTTGGGCAAAGAAAGATTCCTATCCATTATGTTGGAAAAGGATTTAGCTCAAAAAGTGGAATAGGAGAGAAATCTTTTATACCATTAAGACTTAATACAGCAGGAGTAATGCCTGTAATCTTTGCATCTGTATTTATGTTAATTCCTGGAGTAATAGTTAATGCTCTTCCTTCAGACTTACAATTAAAAACAACTTTATCTATAGTATTTGGGCAAAATCACCCAGTATACATGATATTGTATGCTTTAGTAATAATGTTCTTCTCATTTTTCTACACAGCTTTAGTTTTTGATCCTGAAAAGGTTGCTGAAAACTTAAGACAAAGTGGAGGAACTATACCTGGAATCAGACCAGGAGAAGAAACTGTAGAATATCTTGAAGGTGTTGCTTCAAGAATTACATGGGGTGGAGGACTTTTCTTAGCGGTAATTTCTATACTACCATATGTAATATTTACTTCTATGGGACTTCCAGTTTATTTTGGTGGAACAGGAATAATCATTGTTGTTGGTGTTGCACTAGATACTATACAACAAATAGATGCTCATTTAGTCATGAGAGACTATAAAGGATTTATTTAA
- the rplX gene encoding 50S ribosomal protein L24 has product MARPKIKFVPESLHVKTGDIVYVISGKDKKKTGKVLRVFPKKGKIIVEGINIVTKHLKPSQVNPQGGVVQKEAAIFSSKVMLFDEKTKQPTRVGYEVRDGKKVRISKKSGEII; this is encoded by the coding sequence ATGGCTAGACCTAAAATTAAATTTGTTCCTGAATCATTACATGTAAAAACTGGAGATATAGTTTATGTAATATCTGGAAAAGATAAAAAGAAAACAGGTAAAGTTCTAAGAGTTTTCCCTAAAAAAGGAAAAATAATCGTAGAAGGTATAAATATAGTAACAAAACATTTAAAGCCATCTCAAGTGAACCCACAAGGTGGAGTTGTACAAAAAGAAGCTGCAATCTTCTCATCAAAAGTTATGCTATTTGATGAAAAGACTAAACAACCAACAAGAGTTGGATATGAAGTTAGAGATGGAAAAAAAGTAAGAATTTCAAAAAAATCTGGAGAAATAATATAA